The Coffea arabica cultivar ET-39 chromosome 8e, Coffea Arabica ET-39 HiFi, whole genome shotgun sequence genome window below encodes:
- the LOC140012505 gene encoding acid beta-fructofuranosidase-like isoform X1, giving the protein MASSGWHEPSNPAPSPYAPLLGDDDQRSGAKAKCRRPTKFILLLVAGLLAVGLLVALVDRDGYAKKMSSSMPNDEATSTSSGLQSTPRPPEKVRPAVARGVAEGVSAKSNGPFLFAGEGTPFSWTNQMLAWQRTAFHFQPRMNWMNGPLLYKGWYHLFYQYNPDGAVWGNIVWGHAVSTDLIHWRHLPIAMVADQWYDQNGVWTGSATILPDGQLVMLYTGSTNATVQVQNLAYPADPSDPLLIEWVKYPGNPVLVPPPGIHFKDFRDPTTAWYTSEGKWRITIGSKVNKTGISLVYDTVDFKSYELLDGVLHGVPGTGMWECVDFYPVSRTDENGLDTSDDGSAVKHVVKASLDDDRNDYYALGTYDGVRGKWIPDDPTLDVGIGLRYDYGNFYASKTFYDQEKRRRVLWGWITETDSEAADIAKGWASLQAIPRTVLYDKKTGTNLLQWPVEEVEKLRLNGKSFDGVEVKPGSVIPLDVGSAAQLDVVAEFEIDKEAKEMVNGTDAEYVCSTSGGAAERGALGPFGLLVLADNDQSEQTPVYFYIAKGTDGNFKTFFCSDLSRSSKATDVRKGVYCSTVPVLEGEKLSMRILVDHSIVESFGQGGRTCITSRVYPTNSVYENAQLFLFNNATDAKVKASIRAWHMNSANIYPSNDSMNKFNFVVLKSCSAIFIVAILYGFFF; this is encoded by the exons ATGGCATCTTCCGGTTGGCATGAACCATCAAATCCCGCCCCATCCCCTTATGCTCCGCTGTTAGGTGATGACGATCAGAGGTCGGGAGCAAAGGCGAAATGCCGACGGCCCACGAAATTCATTCTCTTACTAGTAGCTGGGCTGTTGGCCGTTGGTCTTTTGGTGGCATTGGTGGATAGAGATGGATATGCAAAAAAAATGTCATCATCCATGCCTAATGATGAGGCGACATCTACCTCATCAGGGCTGCAGTCAACGCCGCGGCCGCCGGAGAAGGTTAGGCCGGCGGTAGCCCGTGGGGTGGCGGAAGGAGTGTCGGCCAAGTCAAATGGTCCATTCTTGTTTGCTGGGGAAGGGACTCCATTTTCATGGACTAATCAAATGCTTGCTTGGCAAAGAACTGCATTCCATTTTCAGCCGAGGATGAATTGGATGAATG GTCCATTATTGTACAAGGGATGGTACCATTTGTTCTATCAGTACAACCCAGATGGTGCAGTGTGGGGCAACATTGTGTGGGGCCACGCAGTGTCAACGGACCTGATTCACTGGCGCCATCTGCCAATAGCCATGGTGGCCGATCAATGGTACGATCAAAATGGCGTATGGACCGGGTCTGCAACCATCCTTCCGGACGGTCAACTTGTCATGCTGTACACCGGCTCGACCAACGCAACTGTGCAGGTGCAAAATCTTGCGTACCCTGCCGACCCATCTGATCCTCTCCTCATCGAGTGGGTCAAGTACCCCGGAAACCCGGTTCTCGTCCCACCACCCGGAATCCATTTTAAGGATTTCCGTGACCCCACAACAGCTTGGTACACCTCAGAGGGCAAGTGGCGAATTACCATTGGTTCAAAAGTGAACAAGACTGGAATTTCACTTGTCTATGACACGGTGGATTTCAAATCCTATGAGCTCCTGGATGGGGTCCTCCATGGAGTCCCGGGTACGGGCATGTGGGAATGTGTGGATTTTTACCCGGTTTCAAGAACGGATGAAAATGGGCTGGACACATCCGACGATGGTTCAGCTGTGAAACACGTCGTGAAGGCTAGCTTGGATGATGACAGAAATGATTACTACGCATTAGGCACATATGATGGAGTTCGTGGGAAATGGATTCCTGATGATCCCACGTTAGATGTTGGCATTGGATTAAGATATGATTATGGTAATTTCTATGCATCTAAAACGTTTTATGATCAAGAAAAGAGGAGAAGAGTGCTTTGGGGATGGATTACTGAGACTGATAGCGAAGCTGCTGACATTGCTAAAGGCTGGGCATCCCTTCAG GCCATTCCAAGGACAGTATTGTATGATAAGAAAACTGGTACAAACCTGCTGCAATGGCCAGTGGAGGAGGTTGAGAAGTTGAGACTAAATGGCAAGAGTTTCGACGGTGTGGAGGTTAAACCAGGTTCAGTGATACCACTTGATGTGGGCTCTGCAGCACAG TTGGATGTTGTTGCTGAGTTTGAGATCGATAAAGAGGCTAAGGAGATGGTTAACGGAACCGATGCAGAGTATGTTTGCAGCACAAGCGGCGGTGCTGCTGAGAGGGGCGCATTGGGTCCGTTTGGTTTGTTAGTTCTCGCAGATAATGATCAGTCTGAGCAGACTCCTGTTTACTTCTACATTGCCAAGGGAACAGATGGAAATTTCAAGACATTCTTCTGTTCTGATCTTTcaag GTCATCTAAAGCAACCGATGTCAGGAAGGGCGTCTACTGCAGCACCGTCCCGGTCTTGGAAGGAGAAAAACTATCTATGAGGATATTG GTTGATCACTCAATTGTGGAGAGCTTTGGGCAAGGTGGAAGGACATGTATTACATCACGGGTATATCCAACAAATTCTGTGTATGAAAATGCGCAGCTTTTCTTGTTCAATAATGCCACCGATGCCAAGGTTAAGGCCTCGATCAGGGCGTGGCACATGAACTCCGCAAACATATATCCCTCCAATGACAGCATGAACAAATTCAACTTTGTTGTTCTTAAAAGTTGTTCCGCCATCTTCATTGTAGCCATATTGTatggtttctttttttaa
- the LOC140012505 gene encoding acid beta-fructofuranosidase 2, vacuolar-like isoform X2, with product MVADQWYDQNGVWTGSATILPDGQLVMLYTGSTNATVQVQNLAYPADPSDPLLIEWVKYPGNPVLVPPPGIHFKDFRDPTTAWYTSEGKWRITIGSKVNKTGISLVYDTVDFKSYELLDGVLHGVPGTGMWECVDFYPVSRTDENGLDTSDDGSAVKHVVKASLDDDRNDYYALGTYDGVRGKWIPDDPTLDVGIGLRYDYGNFYASKTFYDQEKRRRVLWGWITETDSEAADIAKGWASLQAIPRTVLYDKKTGTNLLQWPVEEVEKLRLNGKSFDGVEVKPGSVIPLDVGSAAQLDVVAEFEIDKEAKEMVNGTDAEYVCSTSGGAAERGALGPFGLLVLADNDQSEQTPVYFYIAKGTDGNFKTFFCSDLSRSSKATDVRKGVYCSTVPVLEGEKLSMRILVDHSIVESFGQGGRTCITSRVYPTNSVYENAQLFLFNNATDAKVKASIRAWHMNSANIYPSNDSMNKFNFVVLKSCSAIFIVAILYGFFF from the exons ATGGTGGCCGATCAATGGTACGATCAAAATGGCGTATGGACCGGGTCTGCAACCATCCTTCCGGACGGTCAACTTGTCATGCTGTACACCGGCTCGACCAACGCAACTGTGCAGGTGCAAAATCTTGCGTACCCTGCCGACCCATCTGATCCTCTCCTCATCGAGTGGGTCAAGTACCCCGGAAACCCGGTTCTCGTCCCACCACCCGGAATCCATTTTAAGGATTTCCGTGACCCCACAACAGCTTGGTACACCTCAGAGGGCAAGTGGCGAATTACCATTGGTTCAAAAGTGAACAAGACTGGAATTTCACTTGTCTATGACACGGTGGATTTCAAATCCTATGAGCTCCTGGATGGGGTCCTCCATGGAGTCCCGGGTACGGGCATGTGGGAATGTGTGGATTTTTACCCGGTTTCAAGAACGGATGAAAATGGGCTGGACACATCCGACGATGGTTCAGCTGTGAAACACGTCGTGAAGGCTAGCTTGGATGATGACAGAAATGATTACTACGCATTAGGCACATATGATGGAGTTCGTGGGAAATGGATTCCTGATGATCCCACGTTAGATGTTGGCATTGGATTAAGATATGATTATGGTAATTTCTATGCATCTAAAACGTTTTATGATCAAGAAAAGAGGAGAAGAGTGCTTTGGGGATGGATTACTGAGACTGATAGCGAAGCTGCTGACATTGCTAAAGGCTGGGCATCCCTTCAG GCCATTCCAAGGACAGTATTGTATGATAAGAAAACTGGTACAAACCTGCTGCAATGGCCAGTGGAGGAGGTTGAGAAGTTGAGACTAAATGGCAAGAGTTTCGACGGTGTGGAGGTTAAACCAGGTTCAGTGATACCACTTGATGTGGGCTCTGCAGCACAG TTGGATGTTGTTGCTGAGTTTGAGATCGATAAAGAGGCTAAGGAGATGGTTAACGGAACCGATGCAGAGTATGTTTGCAGCACAAGCGGCGGTGCTGCTGAGAGGGGCGCATTGGGTCCGTTTGGTTTGTTAGTTCTCGCAGATAATGATCAGTCTGAGCAGACTCCTGTTTACTTCTACATTGCCAAGGGAACAGATGGAAATTTCAAGACATTCTTCTGTTCTGATCTTTcaag GTCATCTAAAGCAACCGATGTCAGGAAGGGCGTCTACTGCAGCACCGTCCCGGTCTTGGAAGGAGAAAAACTATCTATGAGGATATTG GTTGATCACTCAATTGTGGAGAGCTTTGGGCAAGGTGGAAGGACATGTATTACATCACGGGTATATCCAACAAATTCTGTGTATGAAAATGCGCAGCTTTTCTTGTTCAATAATGCCACCGATGCCAAGGTTAAGGCCTCGATCAGGGCGTGGCACATGAACTCCGCAAACATATATCCCTCCAATGACAGCATGAACAAATTCAACTTTGTTGTTCTTAAAAGTTGTTCCGCCATCTTCATTGTAGCCATATTGTatggtttctttttttaa